The genomic window tagaGTCGGACAAACATAAGTTTGGGATTGCGACGTAGCGTTTCGCGCAGACAAGCAAACCATTTCTACCAGTGGCGGACGAAAACaggcagatttgaaataaatttttataagtaaattataatagcacctaaattatatttaattaaagcgaagaatgaatttgtttcttttattttcatagtttttaataattatgaAGCTTATAGTCAGTTGCATTTGATAAAATAATGAGCAAAATATTAAGAGTAGGTACTTTAATATATGACAAATTCCTcaatatttacaattatttaataacaTTATCAGGAAGGAAGGAAGGAAGGATTTcaactataaaaaaattaaacaagtgTTTATTTTTACTAATTCTGATGTATTTATTTTCTAAACAATGATTCTAAACAAAGTTTTAATTACGATTCTTCGGATGGTTCTAAGATATCTATTCCGGAATTTGAAGTTTTTCGGAAATCGAAATCTAAACAAATTATCGATTATAAATACTTGGTACTTTTGAAAAAACATTCTTCATAACTGTAAATTGTAGAAAGTTGAACTAAAACGATGTCAACAAAATATCAACTTAAAATACATTATccattatacaattttattttttaagctgaataattacttttactatgTTACCTAAAGCCTAATCCAATTATCGTTTTCCTTAATGTTTCCTTTGACCCTGGAAAGTCCATTTGTTTGTTCTTTAGTTTTTGATAGATACCTTAAATAAATAGAAAtcgttaaaatatttggaaagtaaATCTTCTTTTATACTTTAAGTaaataaaattgtaaaagaaTTGTATCTATCTaccatttttgttaaaaatgcaTCTATATCAGTGTGtttacgaaaaaacttttatttCGTTCTAAACGGGTACAAAcaattgttttataattttacttaCTCTATTTTATTTACcagaaaaaatataggtatcaaTTTCCCATTAACTAAtagttttttaacttttaaactatttaccATTAATTGTAGGGATCTTTTCTCGATGGTGTAGAAGTcgtatataatatttttgatggtTTTCACTTGTCCACTGCTCAATTCAATTTTTTTGGAACGACAACGTTTTCTTTTTGGACTTTTAAAAGATAAACTAGTCGCTCCATTTTTATTTACGTCTCTACCTTCTTTTCTTATTTTGGTTAAGGTGTTTTTGCTTATACCCGTCGCTGCTAGAATCCTATCCCTACAATTACCAATGTTAAATGTTACTAAACGAAAATATTGcgaaaaaaattgcaaaagattGGCGTGAAAGAAGAAACAGTGCCTAAAAACTTGTGTATTTGATCAGAGCATCCTTCCTGTTAGGACGTATGGCTCataaacatggacattaacaaaggccaacataaacaaaatagaaaggACTCGCAGAAAATATCTATTGTATTAATTCATGTTTTATACCATGTTGGGAATAACACTTCAAGACAGAAAaccaaacaaatggataagagagaaaacaaacgtaaaaaatgtaactgagcatattcagggttaaagtggagatttgcaggccacaatgcgagacaggaagataaaatatggaatgctgaaatacaaaacagGAGACCGTGGACACAGCtgcaggaactcactggaaaagcgcagccaaggacagacagatatggaaagatttggggaaagCCTATGTCCAAAggtggatagaaatgggctaaagaagaagaagaatctgatGAAACTTCATAAATACAATTATAATAAGAAAATAAGAATAATAGTAACTTTAATATCAAGAAAATAAAATGTCATTAACAATAGTTACGTCAATTTACTTAAAGGTATTAACAGGTTTTCGGTTGTTTTGAAATGTGCTGCCTCTTGTTCCATAAATGTAGTAACATTATAAATGATTGCCTTTGCTTGGCTATTCAATCCCAGCCCTTTGATTCCTATCTTTTTATGAGGCATATTGTTAAATAACTAATGACTTAACTTAACGCACTAGAGATACACTAAATGTCTTAATAATACACTAAGCTAAaaactattaataaaatatccaaCACGATCAAACCAATAAGTTAAACACTCTCTGCGATACGTAATGCACTTCTAACTACGACACTGGCGATCAGCAAACtggccgtttccatggtaactaGGGATTGCAATCCGGTATGGTTTCGAATCCGGCCGGATCCGGTCGGATTTACTATAATCCGGCCGGATCCGACCGGATTGGCAGTATACCTGATTATATTTGCAATTTGCGGTATTGCCATTGGCACTGGCAAGATACACTAAGTAAAGTATTATATATGatttaaaacataaaaacataaataaaacattaatttttgcataagaacataaactttttatactttaactataattaataaacaaaaacaaacacATAATTAAAAAAGTCAATTTgatttttgcatttgaaaatatgAACGAAGGAAACATATTGTATTAATTGTGTCGTCTCCTAACCTACTTCTTAAAGAAGTAcaaacccacataacaatttcatgttcttagtagattcatagaacatacttttcagaaaaagtatatactaagaatatgcgtaattaccattgcgaatgtgcagagcacatactgagtatatactacattacagtacttaaacgttctatgtatatacttagaatgtactaccgcacttcttctcagtatataccaagaatatactttttaggatattctaagaaggtgctataaaccttctatttatatacttagaatgtactacctcacatcttttagtatataggaagaatgtactttttagtatatgggaagaatattacaaggaagtgctatattgctcagaagcatgttttcagcatcaccgaatctcatcctaggttctactttctactaaatttacatattacatatgagaatgtagttagtacattctacaatattacttaaaaagtaaatataaaatattatataaattttagttagttatatcaatattatataggtaagtaggtatatatatatttagttattatgtgcatataaaaataaaaatgctgaatatataaatttatatattcatattcatatacctatcgtacccaaataaatattatgtaacatatgtatgtaaataactaaaatttatatgttgcttatatgtacctatatac from Diabrotica virgifera virgifera chromosome 5, PGI_DIABVI_V3a includes these protein-coding regions:
- the LOC126885199 gene encoding uncharacterized protein LOC126885199, yielding MPHKKIGIKGLGLNSQAKAIIYNVTTFMEQEAAHFKTTENLLIPLSKLTDRILAATGISKNTLTKIRKEGRDVNKNGATSLSFKSPKRKRCRSKKIELSSGQVKTIKNIIYDFYTIEKRSLQLMVNSLKVKKLLVNGKLIPIFFLVNKIE